Proteins co-encoded in one Armatimonadota bacterium genomic window:
- a CDS encoding heme exporter protein CcmB has translation MRELWLLVAKDLRVEWRTRELTGAMALLALLLVVVLSGLGSAPRAAAAAMWVTYTFAAALGFARLFAVERDQLLALRLAPVDAGVVVLAKALASWAALTVVQVVSVPAFAVLSSEAVGRHAWRLAPVLVTGGAGLAAAGALFGGLVTLARVREALLPVLLLPVAVPVLAAATAATAELLEGAPLAAVAPQLQVLGAFAMLVGAASVLLFDHLVEE, from the coding sequence GTGAGAGAGCTCTGGCTGCTCGTGGCGAAGGACCTGCGCGTGGAGTGGCGGACGCGCGAGCTCACCGGGGCCATGGCCCTGCTGGCGTTGCTGCTGGTGGTGGTGCTGTCCGGGCTGGGGAGCGCGCCGCGGGCGGCGGCCGCAGCCATGTGGGTGACGTACACGTTTGCCGCCGCGCTGGGTTTTGCGCGCCTGTTCGCGGTGGAGCGGGATCAGCTGCTGGCCCTGCGCCTGGCGCCGGTGGACGCCGGCGTCGTGGTGCTGGCCAAGGCTCTCGCCAGCTGGGCCGCGCTCACGGTGGTGCAGGTGGTGTCGGTGCCGGCGTTCGCCGTGCTCTCCAGCGAGGCGGTGGGGCGGCACGCGTGGCGGCTGGCGCCGGTGCTGGTCACAGGCGGCGCCGGGCTGGCCGCGGCGGGCGCGCTGTTCGGCGGGCTGGTGACGCTGGCCCGGGTGCGCGAGGCGCTGCTGCCGGTGTTGCTGCTGCCCGTGGCCGTGCCGGTGCTTGCGGCCGCCACCGCGGCGACGGCGGAGCTCCTCGAGGGCGCGCCGCTGGCGGCGGTGGCACCGCAATTGCAGGTGCTGGGGGCCTTTGCTATGCTCGTTGGCGCAGCCAGCGTGCTGTTGTTCGATCACCTCGTCGAGGAATGA
- a CDS encoding cytochrome b N-terminal domain-containing protein translates to MARVWDNLREWYRDRRSRLDLFDETLVTRQANPFYLLGPMLYYFWLVTVVSGILLMFWYEPTPEGAYNSILHIQHAVPLGWLIRGVHKYAADGVILCIILRIYRMYFLGEYKRPGELSWMWGFAGLVLAMISGITGYLLIWNQRAFWAAKTVLTVPVYFDELTAKIPVIGERFNLGSMIAYLFLGGPAIGAATLTRFYALHFGISLVLLIVIEVFYYRTRRQRLNMSLFPILVFSAMLVYISWALPAELGRRADPNRTPLPILSDWYFLALYQYVKYTPPLWAGLGPGLLIGFGMLVPFLDRSKGRRPLERPFFFVVGLLALIYFLVFTALILFNIAVIEREPPLVLLVTTVVLSLAFVWEIRYRRRQARAAAQAQAAPPAPARAAAH, encoded by the coding sequence ATGGCCAGGGTCTGGGACAACCTGCGTGAGTGGTACCGGGACCGTCGCAGCCGGCTGGACCTGTTCGACGAGACGCTGGTCACCCGGCAGGCCAACCCCTTCTACCTGCTGGGGCCGATGCTCTACTACTTCTGGCTCGTTACGGTGGTCAGCGGGATCCTGCTCATGTTCTGGTACGAGCCCACCCCCGAGGGCGCGTACAACTCCATCCTGCACATCCAGCACGCGGTGCCGCTGGGATGGCTGATCCGCGGCGTGCACAAGTACGCGGCCGACGGCGTGATCCTCTGCATCATCCTGCGCATCTACCGCATGTACTTCCTGGGGGAGTACAAGCGCCCCGGCGAGCTGAGCTGGATGTGGGGGTTCGCCGGGTTGGTCCTGGCCATGATCTCGGGGATCACCGGCTACCTGCTCATCTGGAACCAGCGGGCGTTCTGGGCGGCCAAGACGGTGCTCACGGTGCCGGTGTACTTCGACGAGCTCACCGCCAAGATCCCGGTCATCGGCGAGCGGTTCAACCTCGGCTCCATGATCGCCTACCTGTTCCTGGGCGGGCCGGCCATCGGCGCCGCCACCCTGACGCGCTTCTACGCCCTGCACTTCGGCATCTCGCTGGTGCTGCTCATCGTCATCGAGGTCTTCTACTACCGCACGCGGCGTCAGCGCCTGAACATGTCGCTCTTCCCCATCCTGGTGTTCTCGGCCATGCTGGTGTACATCTCGTGGGCGCTGCCCGCGGAGCTGGGCCGCCGCGCCGACCCGAACCGGACGCCCCTGCCGATCCTCTCCGACTGGTACTTCCTGGCGCTCTACCAGTACGTGAAGTACACGCCGCCGCTGTGGGCCGGGCTGGGCCCGGGCCTGCTCATTGGCTTCGGCATGCTGGTACCGTTCCTCGACCGCAGCAAGGGCCGGCGGCCCCTGGAGCGCCCGTTCTTCTTCGTCGTGGGGCTGCTGGCCCTGATCTACTTCCTGGTCTTCACAGCGCTCATCCTGTTCAACATCGCCGTGATCGAGCGCGAGCCGCCGCTGGTGCTGCTCGTCACCACCGTCGTGCTCTCCCTGGCCTTCGTCTGGGAGATCCGCTACCGGCGGCGGCAGGCGCGCGCCGCAGCCCAGGCGCAGGCGGCGCCGCCGGCGCCCGCGCGCGCGGCGGCGCACTAG
- the yajC gene encoding preprotein translocase subunit YajC translates to MPPLLQTQQSQIPLIAIYVLFFALIYLLMIRPQRVQQRKRREMLNALKRGDRVVTIGGLHATIADIKDDVLTLDLAPNVRVKADRGAVSYVRSRSEKAEE, encoded by the coding sequence ATGCCGCCACTGTTGCAGACCCAGCAGTCGCAGATCCCGCTGATCGCCATCTACGTCCTGTTCTTCGCGCTGATCTACCTGCTGATGATCCGGCCGCAGCGGGTGCAGCAGCGCAAGCGGCGTGAGATGCTGAACGCCCTGAAGCGGGGCGACCGCGTGGTCACCATCGGCGGGCTGCACGCGACGATCGCCGACATCAAGGACGACGTCCTGACCCTGGACCTGGCGCCCAACGTGCGGGTGAAGGCGGACCGCGGCGCGGTGAGCTACGTGCGGTCGCGCAGCGAGAAGGCCGAGGAGTGA
- the ccsA gene encoding cytochrome c biogenesis protein CcsA, whose amino-acid sequence MRLLLTLGVALVLVGAASALLLAPEEAIQGVPQRIMYVHVPSVLVAYLALGVVGLASGLFLRRRDPAWDRLALAAAELAVLFITLTLVTGALWGRPVWGVWWTWDARLTTTLVLWFVYVGYLALRAWAPGERGARAAAVLGIVGLLDVPLIHWSVVWLRTLHPQATVFRPEGPALPASMLAPLVANTVAFLVLAAALLRVRVRQERALAAAVEALESAG is encoded by the coding sequence GTGCGGCTGCTGCTGACCCTCGGCGTGGCACTGGTCCTGGTGGGCGCGGCCTCGGCGCTCCTGCTGGCGCCCGAGGAAGCGATCCAGGGTGTTCCGCAGCGCATCATGTACGTGCACGTGCCCAGCGTGCTCGTCGCCTACCTGGCCCTGGGCGTGGTGGGGCTGGCCAGCGGCCTCTTCCTGCGTCGGCGCGACCCCGCCTGGGACCGGCTGGCCCTGGCGGCCGCGGAACTCGCCGTGCTGTTCATCACGCTGACGTTGGTGACGGGCGCGCTGTGGGGCCGACCGGTGTGGGGGGTGTGGTGGACGTGGGACGCGCGCCTGACGACCACGCTCGTCCTCTGGTTCGTCTACGTCGGCTACCTGGCGCTGCGGGCGTGGGCGCCGGGCGAGCGCGGCGCGCGGGCCGCCGCCGTGCTCGGCATCGTGGGGCTGCTGGACGTGCCGCTCATCCACTGGTCGGTGGTCTGGCTGCGCACGCTCCATCCCCAGGCCACCGTGTTCCGTCCCGAGGGGCCAGCGCTGCCTGCGAGCATGCTGGCGCCGCTCGTGGCCAACACCGTGGCCTTCCTCGTGCTGGCGGCGGCGCTGCTGCGCGTGCGGGTCCGGCAGGAGCGGGCGCTGGCGGCCGCCGTCGAGGCCCTGGAGTCCGCAGGGTGA
- a CDS encoding cytochrome c maturation protein CcmE, which produces MSPRRKLAVAGALVVAALALAAYQGVRSATVYYLTPGEFAGRPDLHRARVRLAGTVQPGSVARSAGQVQFTLTDGTTAYRVTFAGVLPDLFAEGRQVLVEGRLVEGRIFQATQVISTHPTEYRERYPER; this is translated from the coding sequence ATGAGTCCCAGGCGGAAACTCGCGGTCGCCGGAGCGCTGGTCGTGGCCGCGCTGGCCCTGGCTGCCTACCAGGGGGTGCGCTCGGCCACCGTGTACTACCTGACGCCCGGTGAGTTCGCCGGCCGTCCCGACCTCCACCGGGCGCGGGTGCGGCTGGCCGGGACCGTGCAGCCGGGATCCGTGGCCAGGAGCGCGGGGCAGGTCCAGTTCACGCTGACCGATGGCACCACCGCCTACCGCGTGACCTTTGCCGGGGTGCTCCCGGACCTGTTCGCCGAGGGCCGGCAGGTGCTCGTCGAAGGGCGTCTGGTCGAGGGGCGGATCTTCCAGGCGACGCAGGTGATCTCGACGCACCCGACCGAGTACAGGGAGCGGTACCCGGAGCGCTAG
- a CDS encoding heme lyase CcmF/NrfE family subunit: MAGEIGRFAVLAAVVTAAYGILVTVLGIRRRHEGLLEAGRRAAVAWALLVALAAAALWTALVQRDFSVRFVAVASESTQPLFYTITAFWGGHDGALLLWALVLAGYLVAGVRALRAHPALQAPATVVLLAVALFFSGMLAWASDPFARLVPPPPDGQGLNPLLRNPWMAAHPPTLYLGFVGMTVPFAIVVAALVTGRLDDTWVVLARRWVLVGWIFLSLGLLFGAKWSYVVLGWGGYWAWDPVENAALMPWLVATAFLHSIQVQERRGLLATWNVALVILAFALTLFGTFLVRSGVIASVHAFALSAVGPAFLGFLAVVLLAGFGLLAWRWDQLRRPATIEAVLSRETAFLANNLLLVAATAVVFVGTVFPAVTEALEGVRSTVGPPYFNRVLTPIALALLLLMAIGPLLPWRRASREQLVRTFAWPAAVAAAGGGILAAAGVRAPVALGVFVLALFVLATIGLELVRGVRVRAARGEPVLTALGQLLWHNRRRYGGYAAHLGVVLMLAGIAGSSAFATQQQATVAPGERFQLGAYLFEFRGLAGAQRPGIDVVEAEVRVWRGARDLGVLRPRRLFYRAQEQPMHEVAIRSSPREDLYAILADWTPDGRATLRVLIHPLVSWLWAGGAVLAAGALLAALPERRRQARVLPVGEPAPSPAVGAP; this comes from the coding sequence GTGGCGGGTGAGATCGGCCGGTTCGCCGTGCTGGCCGCTGTGGTCACCGCGGCCTACGGCATCCTCGTCACCGTCCTGGGCATCCGGCGGCGGCACGAGGGGCTGCTGGAAGCCGGGCGCCGCGCGGCGGTGGCGTGGGCGCTGCTCGTGGCGCTGGCCGCGGCAGCCCTGTGGACGGCGCTCGTGCAGCGTGACTTCTCGGTGCGGTTCGTCGCGGTGGCCAGCGAGTCGACCCAGCCGCTGTTCTACACGATCACCGCGTTCTGGGGCGGCCACGACGGTGCCCTCCTGCTGTGGGCCCTCGTGCTGGCCGGCTACCTGGTGGCCGGCGTGCGCGCGCTGCGCGCGCATCCGGCGCTGCAAGCGCCGGCGACCGTGGTGCTCCTGGCCGTGGCGCTGTTCTTCTCGGGGATGCTGGCGTGGGCCAGCGACCCGTTCGCGCGCCTGGTGCCCCCGCCGCCCGACGGGCAGGGGCTGAACCCGCTGTTGCGCAACCCGTGGATGGCCGCGCACCCCCCGACGCTCTACCTGGGGTTCGTGGGCATGACCGTGCCGTTCGCCATCGTGGTCGCCGCGCTGGTCACCGGCCGTCTGGACGACACGTGGGTGGTGCTGGCGCGCCGCTGGGTGCTGGTGGGCTGGATCTTCCTCTCGCTGGGGCTGCTGTTTGGCGCCAAGTGGTCGTACGTGGTGCTGGGCTGGGGCGGCTACTGGGCATGGGATCCGGTGGAGAACGCGGCGCTCATGCCGTGGCTGGTGGCCACGGCGTTCCTCCACTCGATCCAGGTGCAGGAGCGGCGCGGGCTGCTGGCCACGTGGAACGTCGCGCTGGTCATCCTGGCCTTCGCGTTGACGCTGTTTGGCACGTTCCTGGTGCGCAGCGGCGTGATCGCGTCGGTGCACGCGTTCGCGCTGTCGGCCGTCGGCCCCGCGTTCCTGGGCTTCCTGGCGGTGGTCCTGCTGGCCGGCTTCGGCCTGCTGGCCTGGCGGTGGGATCAGCTGCGCCGCCCGGCGACCATCGAGGCCGTGCTCAGCCGCGAGACGGCCTTCCTGGCCAACAACCTGCTGCTGGTGGCCGCGACCGCCGTGGTCTTCGTGGGCACGGTCTTCCCGGCCGTGACGGAAGCCCTGGAGGGCGTGCGGAGTACGGTGGGCCCACCGTACTTCAACCGCGTGCTGACGCCCATCGCGCTGGCCCTGCTGCTGCTCATGGCCATCGGGCCGCTCCTGCCCTGGCGACGCGCCTCCCGTGAACAGCTGGTGCGGACCTTCGCCTGGCCGGCGGCCGTCGCCGCCGCCGGCGGCGGGATCCTCGCCGCGGCGGGCGTCCGGGCCCCGGTGGCGCTGGGGGTCTTCGTCCTGGCGCTGTTCGTCCTGGCGACGATCGGGCTGGAGCTCGTCCGCGGCGTGCGGGTACGTGCCGCCCGCGGCGAGCCTGTGCTCACCGCGCTGGGGCAGCTGCTCTGGCACAACCGCCGTCGGTACGGCGGCTACGCTGCCCACCTCGGCGTCGTGCTCATGCTGGCGGGCATCGCGGGCAGCAGCGCCTTCGCCACGCAGCAACAGGCCACGGTGGCTCCCGGCGAACGGTTTCAGCTCGGTGCATATCTCTTCGAGTTTCGGGGGCTGGCTGGCGCGCAGCGCCCTGGGATCGACGTGGTGGAAGCGGAGGTGCGGGTGTGGCGGGGCGCCCGGGACCTGGGCGTCCTGCGTCCCCGCCGGCTGTTCTACCGGGCGCAGGAGCAGCCGATGCACGAGGTGGCGATCAGGTCCTCGCCGCGCGAGGATCTCTACGCGATCCTGGCCGACTGGACGCCGGACGGTCGGGCCACGCTGCGGGTGCTGATCCACCCGCTGGTATCGTGGCTGTGGGCCGGCGGGGCGGTGCTGGCCGCCGGCGCGCTGCTGGCGGCGCTGCCAGAGCGGCGCCGGCAGGCGCGCGTGCTCCCGGTGGGCGAGCCGGCCCCATCGCCCGCGGTAGGGGCGCCGTGA
- a CDS encoding glycosyltransferase family 2 protein: MRRTLIVLPLYNEEATLPQVLAEVRAAAPQADVLVVDDGSTDRSPEILRAHPDLAVLRHPRNQGYGQSLIDGFAYALAQRYEAVVTIDCDAQHEPRQIPQFLAALADADIVSGSRYLDPAAGGDPPPPDRRALNAEMTARLRALTGYPLTDAFCGFKAYRATALRLFQLDEPSYGLPLQVWIQAAAHRLRVVELAVPRIYKNPHRRFWGGLDDVEVRRQYYHRVLEQEVRRWLVSSP, translated from the coding sequence ATGCGACGTACGCTGATCGTCCTGCCGCTGTACAACGAGGAAGCCACGCTGCCGCAGGTACTGGCGGAGGTCCGCGCCGCGGCGCCGCAAGCGGACGTGCTGGTGGTGGACGACGGGTCCACCGACCGGTCGCCGGAGATCCTGCGGGCGCATCCCGACCTGGCCGTCCTGCGCCATCCGCGCAACCAGGGCTACGGGCAGTCGCTGATCGACGGGTTCGCCTACGCCCTGGCCCAGCGGTACGAGGCCGTGGTCACCATCGACTGCGACGCCCAGCACGAGCCGCGGCAGATCCCGCAGTTCCTCGCGGCGCTGGCCGACGCGGACATCGTCTCGGGGAGCCGGTACCTGGACCCCGCGGCGGGCGGCGACCCGCCACCGCCGGACCGGCGGGCGCTCAACGCCGAGATGACCGCGCGGCTGCGGGCGCTCACCGGCTACCCGTTGACCGACGCGTTCTGCGGCTTCAAGGCCTACCGCGCCACGGCCCTGCGCCTCTTCCAGCTCGACGAGCCGTCCTACGGGCTGCCCCTGCAGGTGTGGATCCAGGCGGCGGCGCACCGGTTGCGCGTGGTGGAGCTGGCCGTGCCGCGGATCTACAAGAACCCGCACCGCCGGTTCTGGGGCGGGCTCGACGACGTCGAGGTGCGCCGGCAGTACTACCACAGGGTCCTCGAGCAGGAGGTGCGCCGGTGGCTCGTGTCCTCGCCGTAG
- a CDS encoding c-type cytochrome: MESFLPLTMTPVRSLTTALRVLPAIVAVAVVAAGCQPTVRVRGEAATVGAGLGQQPVLRPLVEGKPAFKPSAARGRATFERVCAVCHGDEGFGDGPAAAGLTSPHKNPLTDFFALWGIQIRGEKIPSRPANFHNQIAMRLNAPWVLFETIKLGRPHTAMPAFGRKPAYGANKGPATLTDEQIWDVLFYAWTFSTTPQAIARGREIYQTRALEIGGGRTATCADCHGPAGDGRGGRLSEEMAARVWGWREGVGAGIFTDANFLAARKPTELFQRIADGRGLMPGYRGRLEEDEIWALVDYVRTFMYEYAPPRGQQP, from the coding sequence GTGGAATCGTTCCTGCCGTTGACGATGACACCTGTTCGCTCGCTGACGACCGCGCTGCGCGTGCTCCCCGCGATCGTCGCCGTCGCCGTGGTCGCTGCCGGATGCCAGCCCACCGTGCGCGTACGCGGCGAGGCGGCGACGGTCGGTGCTGGCTTGGGGCAGCAGCCGGTGCTGCGGCCGCTGGTGGAGGGCAAGCCGGCGTTCAAGCCGTCGGCCGCGCGCGGGCGGGCCACCTTCGAGCGCGTCTGCGCCGTCTGCCACGGAGACGAGGGGTTTGGCGACGGGCCTGCGGCCGCCGGCCTCACCTCGCCGCACAAGAACCCGCTCACCGACTTCTTCGCGCTGTGGGGCATCCAGATTCGCGGTGAGAAGATCCCGTCCCGGCCCGCCAACTTCCACAACCAGATCGCCATGCGCCTGAACGCCCCGTGGGTGCTCTTCGAGACGATCAAGCTCGGCAGGCCCCACACGGCCATGCCGGCCTTCGGGCGGAAACCGGCCTACGGGGCCAACAAGGGGCCGGCGACCCTCACCGACGAGCAGATCTGGGACGTGCTCTTCTACGCCTGGACGTTCTCCACCACGCCGCAGGCGATCGCGCGCGGCCGCGAGATCTACCAGACGCGGGCGCTGGAGATCGGCGGGGGCCGCACCGCCACCTGCGCCGACTGCCACGGTCCCGCCGGGGACGGGCGCGGTGGCCGGCTGTCCGAGGAGATGGCGGCGCGGGTGTGGGGCTGGCGCGAAGGGGTCGGCGCCGGGATCTTCACCGACGCCAACTTCCTGGCGGCCCGCAAGCCCACCGAGCTCTTCCAGCGGATCGCCGACGGGCGCGGCCTGATGCCCGGGTACCGGGGCCGGCTGGAGGAGGACGAGATCTGGGCGCTGGTGGACTACGTGCGGACGTTCATGTACGAGTACGCACCGCCGCGCGGACAGCAGCCGTGA
- a CDS encoding ubiquinol-cytochrome c reductase iron-sulfur subunit, translating into MAHDRAMDRRRFLRAAASLPLAAGLVAFASPLLRFLKPNVDPFDVLQPTRHDPPAGEPVVAATLAELQKPWDFKYFVYTQKYPQYTPEGFRSASVPGVAIRLPAKIRMPWDWVRATGETPQFTESEIIVFSRICPHLGCIYNFVQDWREITAGYGGYVPPRERQHALMGCPCHLSIYDPADPEMPGRVLSGPAPRPPRTFFYTIEGDRVLVRRVEPGGIA; encoded by the coding sequence ATGGCGCACGACCGTGCCATGGATCGTCGGCGCTTCCTGCGCGCCGCGGCGTCCCTGCCGCTGGCAGCGGGGCTCGTGGCGTTCGCCTCGCCGCTGCTGCGGTTCCTCAAGCCCAACGTGGACCCCTTCGACGTGCTGCAGCCCACCAGGCACGACCCGCCGGCCGGCGAGCCGGTCGTGGCGGCCACCCTGGCCGAGTTGCAGAAGCCCTGGGACTTCAAGTACTTCGTCTACACTCAGAAGTACCCCCAGTACACGCCCGAGGGGTTCCGCAGCGCCTCGGTCCCCGGCGTGGCGATCCGCCTGCCGGCCAAGATCCGCATGCCGTGGGACTGGGTGCGCGCCACGGGTGAGACGCCGCAGTTCACCGAGAGCGAGATCATCGTGTTCTCGCGGATCTGCCCGCACCTGGGCTGCATCTACAACTTCGTGCAGGACTGGCGCGAGATCACCGCCGGCTACGGCGGCTACGTGCCGCCCAGGGAGCGCCAGCACGCGCTCATGGGCTGCCCGTGCCACCTCAGCATCTACGACCCGGCCGACCCCGAGATGCCGGGCCGGGTGCTCTCCGGCCCGGCCCCGCGGCCGCCGCGCACGTTCTTCTACACCATCGAAGGCGACCGGGTGCTGGTGCGGCGCGTCGAGCCGGGCGGGATCGCGTAG
- a CDS encoding carboxypeptidase-like regulatory domain-containing protein → MILAVWTGPVWPATVRGTVLATSSAVDGGAGAVTGIVRNGTSGRPAAGQEVTLVSIGSTGAQPTSDARTDAAGRFAFRGLPDGRYLIQANHQGVPYAVHAVVAGGPVHVALTVYDAAPDVPLRVALLGVAVEVHAGYVRVSEVVHLRNATTRTFLGDVAVPLPPTARYVAYHAGFDRPRTASGEIRDRLVVRPGAHQLSFSYAVAGAGTVSLDRRVRLPVDRAVVFVTAPAEVRSPQFRPAPDVDMDGGRYTRAWARAVPPGDLALRVVGVPPLRRWPAPAAAAALAGVLLVGLTWALRRQT, encoded by the coding sequence ATGATACTCGCGGTCTGGACCGGGCCGGTCTGGCCGGCGACGGTGCGTGGGACCGTGCTCGCGACGTCGTCCGCGGTCGATGGCGGCGCCGGGGCGGTCACCGGGATCGTGCGCAACGGCACGAGCGGCCGGCCGGCCGCCGGGCAGGAAGTCACCCTGGTGTCCATCGGCAGCACGGGGGCTCAGCCCACGTCCGACGCGCGCACCGACGCCGCCGGCCGCTTCGCGTTTCGCGGGCTGCCCGACGGCCGCTACCTGATCCAGGCAAACCATCAGGGAGTACCGTACGCGGTCCACGCGGTCGTGGCCGGTGGTCCGGTCCACGTGGCCCTCACGGTGTACGACGCGGCGCCCGACGTGCCGCTGCGCGTGGCGTTGCTTGGGGTGGCGGTCGAGGTGCACGCCGGCTACGTGCGGGTCTCGGAGGTGGTGCACCTGCGCAACGCCACCACCCGTACGTTCCTGGGCGACGTCGCCGTGCCCCTGCCGCCGACGGCCCGGTACGTCGCGTATCATGCCGGCTTCGACCGGCCGCGCACCGCATCCGGCGAGATCCGGGACCGACTCGTCGTGCGCCCGGGCGCTCACCAGCTGTCGTTCAGCTACGCGGTGGCGGGCGCCGGCACGGTGTCCCTGGATCGCCGGGTGCGGCTGCCGGTCGATCGGGCAGTGGTGTTCGTCACCGCCCCGGCCGAGGTGCGCTCGCCGCAGTTCCGGCCGGCACCCGACGTCGACATGGATGGTGGCCGGTACACGCGGGCCTGGGCCAGGGCGGTGCCCCCGGGCGACCTCGCGTTGCGCGTGGTGGGCGTGCCGCCGCTGCGGCGATGGCCCGCGCCTGCAGCGGCGGCGGCGCTGGCGGGCGTGCTCCTGGTGGGCCTGACGTGGGCGTTACGGCGGCAGACCTGA
- the bshB1 gene encoding bacillithiol biosynthesis deacetylase BshB1 — protein MARVLAVGPHPDDVEIGMGGTIGLLRVQGHEVVICDLTNGEPTPMGTPERRAQEAAEAARVLGVRRITLDFPNRALEATLEARRALAEVIREVRPDVLCLPYWVDAHPDHVAACAIGEAARFWAKLTKTDMRGEPHYPARVYHFFSTHYRLHVQPAFVVDITPYMDTKMAAVAAYASQFNDARGTSWILDAIRTACAYYGQLIGRPFGEPFACREVIGVARWDGLI, from the coding sequence GTGGCTCGTGTCCTCGCCGTAGGGCCGCATCCCGACGACGTGGAGATCGGCATGGGCGGCACCATCGGCCTGCTCCGGGTCCAGGGCCACGAGGTGGTGATCTGTGACCTGACCAACGGCGAGCCCACGCCCATGGGCACCCCGGAGCGCCGGGCCCAGGAGGCGGCAGAGGCGGCCCGGGTGCTGGGCGTGCGCCGTATCACGCTGGACTTTCCGAACCGGGCGCTGGAAGCGACGCTGGAGGCGCGGCGGGCGCTGGCCGAGGTGATCCGCGAGGTGCGGCCCGACGTGCTGTGCCTGCCCTACTGGGTCGACGCGCATCCCGACCACGTGGCCGCATGCGCCATCGGCGAGGCGGCGCGTTTCTGGGCGAAGCTGACCAAGACCGACATGCGCGGCGAGCCGCACTACCCGGCCCGGGTGTACCATTTCTTCAGCACCCACTACCGGCTGCACGTGCAGCCGGCGTTCGTGGTGGACATCACGCCCTACATGGACACGAAGATGGCGGCCGTGGCCGCCTACGCCTCGCAGTTCAACGACGCCCGCGGGACCAGCTGGATCCTGGACGCCATCCGCACGGCGTGCGCGTACTACGGCCAGCTCATCGGCCGCCCGTTCGGCGAACCCTTCGCGTGCCGCGAGGTGATCGGCGTGGCGCGCTGGGACGGGCTGATCTGA
- a CDS encoding ABC transporter ATP-binding protein — protein MRAHGPAYAVEAAGVARAFDHRPVLRGVDLRVRTGETVAVLGANGAGKSTLLRILASVLRPTRGTVVWFGDPDAPAASVRRRLALVPHESLLYDGLTVEENLRFFAGLYGLPSARAAEVLEALGLGALRTRRARVLSRGQRQQVDLARALLHDPVLLLLDEPFTGLDLEAAARLAATLRAIGASRTVIFATHDPAQARALADRAAVLRGGRVAVVEPAAALDDAALAAWFREALA, from the coding sequence GTGAGGGCGCACGGCCCGGCCTACGCGGTGGAGGCCGCAGGCGTGGCCAGGGCGTTCGACCACCGCCCCGTCCTGCGCGGGGTGGACCTGCGCGTGCGGACCGGCGAGACGGTGGCGGTGCTGGGCGCCAACGGCGCGGGCAAGTCCACCCTGCTGCGCATCCTCGCATCGGTGCTGCGGCCCACCCGCGGCACGGTCGTCTGGTTCGGGGACCCGGACGCGCCCGCGGCCAGCGTGCGGCGGCGGCTCGCGCTGGTCCCGCACGAGTCGCTCCTCTACGATGGCCTCACCGTGGAAGAGAACCTGCGCTTCTTCGCGGGGCTCTACGGGCTGCCGTCGGCGCGGGCGGCCGAGGTGCTGGAGGCGTTGGGCCTGGGTGCCCTGCGCACGCGGCGGGCCCGCGTGCTCTCCCGCGGACAGCGCCAGCAGGTGGACCTGGCGCGGGCGCTGCTGCACGATCCGGTGCTGTTGCTGCTGGACGAGCCGTTCACCGGCCTCGACCTGGAGGCGGCGGCGCGCCTGGCGGCGACGCTGCGCGCGATCGGCGCGAGCCGCACGGTGATCTTCGCCACCCACGATCCCGCGCAGGCGCGCGCCCTGGCCGACCGGGCGGCGGTGCTGCGGGGAGGCCGGGTGGCGGTGGTCGAGCCCGCGGCGGCACTGGACGACGCCGCGCTCGCGGCGTGGTTCCGGGAGGCGCTGGCGTGA
- a CDS encoding HD domain-containing protein, producing MGAATPGPTLDDVKRDPEVEAFIQKANESLGVIGYTEHGGRHATLTANIAANVLRRLGHDERTVQLAAIAAYLHDIGNLVSRQNHEHTGAVLADRILQRLGMPADERAVVMGAIGNHEEAHGEPISAVGAAVILADKSDVHRTRVRNPEPQTFDIHDRVNYAVQHSFLRVDEKSKTVTLELTIDTAISQVMEYFEIFLGRMLMCRRAAAFLGCDFKLVINGSKLL from the coding sequence ATGGGCGCGGCGACTCCCGGGCCCACCCTCGACGACGTCAAGCGGGACCCCGAGGTCGAGGCGTTCATCCAGAAGGCCAACGAGTCCCTGGGGGTCATCGGGTACACGGAGCACGGTGGCCGCCACGCCACCCTCACGGCGAACATCGCGGCCAACGTCTTGCGCCGCCTGGGCCACGACGAGCGCACGGTGCAGCTGGCGGCCATTGCCGCCTACCTCCACGACATCGGCAACCTGGTCAGCCGGCAGAACCACGAGCACACGGGCGCCGTGCTGGCCGACCGGATCCTGCAGCGGCTGGGCATGCCCGCCGACGAGCGGGCCGTGGTCATGGGCGCCATCGGCAACCACGAGGAGGCCCATGGGGAGCCGATCAGCGCCGTGGGCGCGGCGGTGATCCTGGCCGACAAGTCCGACGTGCACCGCACCCGCGTGCGCAACCCCGAGCCCCAGACCTTCGACATCCACGACCGGGTCAACTACGCCGTGCAGCACTCCTTCCTGCGGGTGGACGAGAAGAGCAAGACGGTGACGCTGGAGCTGACGATCGATACGGCCATCTCCCAGGTGATGGAGTACTTCGAGATCTTCCTGGGGCGGATGCTCATGTGCCGGCGCGCCGCCGCCTTCCTGGGCTGCGACTTCAAGCTGGTGATCAACGGCTCGAAGCTGCTCTGA